The DNA segment GCGTTTTCTTCGGCGAGGCCGGAGAATTAGTTTCGGACCAACACCATCCGCTTCGTGACCTCAGCTTCCGAGAAGTCGCAGTTATGGCTCCGCTCGTTGTACTGATTTTCTGGATGGGTTTACTGCCGGATCATTTTTTAAAGTATTCGAAGGCGTCGATCGAGCATCTTGTTGAAACGAAAGACGCCTACCAGCTTGCGGCACTTGATCATCATGGAAACCAGGTTGATTTTGCTGCGCTGATAGAAAACGCGAAAATGAAAACTCAGGTGCATGCCGTTCAAACCGTACGTGCCACACTTGTGGAGGCAAAATGACAAACGCGATAATTTCCCTGCGAGATGTACTGGTTGTTTCGCCAATGATCGCTCTTTTGTTGATGAGCCTCATCCCCGTGTTGATGAAGGTGTTTAATGGCAACAAAGAGCCTAAACCGTTCGTCACAGTTGTTTACGCCCTTTTGGGAGTAATTGTCGCAATTGGACTTACAGCATCGCTTTCTGGAATGAAGCAAACGGCCTTCTCGGAAGCGCTGGTCTTTGACGGCATGTCCGTTTGGGGATCCCTGATCGTCCTGTTTAGTGGGGCCTTCGCGCTGATGCTGGCGTTTGATCACATTGAAACCGACGGTCGGCAGTTTTCCGAGCAATGTTTTTTGATGCTTGGAAGTATGATCGGGATGCTGATCGTGGTTATGTCGAACGATCTCATCGTCACGTTCTTGGGCATCGAAATGATGTCACTTTGCCTTTATATTTTGGTAGCGATGAGCCGCGAAGAGATATTGTCAAAAGAGGCTTCCTTCAAATATTTTGTCTTGGGAAGTTTCGCATCGGCGATTTTCCTTTACGGAATTGCTCTGCTTTACGGGACCGTGGGCGGAACAAGCCTGCCCGTAGTTGCGGCCAAGACTGGCGAACTGCTTCAGAATCACAATCAACTATTCTATGTCGGAATGGCGATGGTGATAATGGGATTCGCGTTCAAGGTTTCCATCTTCCCGTTTCATTCATGGACGCCAGATGTGTATCAAGGAGCGCCGACGCCAATCACCGCGTTTATGGCCACCGCTGTAAAGGCTGCGACGTTCATTGCTATTCTGCGTTTGTTTCAACACGCTGACCCTTCTGGTCCGAGCGCGTTTCTCTTGGAACCGAAGTTTTTAACGGTTCTATCGTGGTTGGCAGTTCTGACTATGCTTGTCGGCAATGCCGCCGCTGTAATGCAAAATGGGTTCAAGCGAATGCTTGCCTATTCGTCGATCTCGCATTCTGGCTACCTTCTTGTGGGCGTGATCACCGCTGGATTTGCACAGCGAATTGAAAGCTCGCTTGCAGCTTCAACCGTTGTGCTTTTCTACCTGTTCTCCTATTCGATCATGACCATCGGATCTTTCGCCTTAGTAGCAATCCTCGAAAAGCAAGTCGGCCACACGCTGACAATCGACGATCTCAAGGGCCTTGCCTCTAGAAATCCGGTCCTTGCGGGGTGCCTGGCGCTGATTTTGTTTTCACTTGCCGGCGTTCCGCCCTCGATAGGGTTTTTTGCGAAGTTTAGCCTCTTCGGGTCTGCGATCGAACAGAACCTTTACTGGTTAGCATTTTGGGGTGTTTTGAATTCAGTGATCGCCGTGTATTACTATTTGCGCCCGGTCGTTGCCATGTACATGACAGAATCAACCGATCGACTTGATCTTCAAGATGGTGTTCTTACGCGAATGACGTTGGTGTTGACGGCAGTTGCCACGGTGGTGTTTGGATTGGCGTCATCGCCAGTACTACAGTTTGTCAGCGAATCAGTTCTCAATCGTCTGTAGGAATTTAGAGCGCAGTATGCAAGCGAAGCATTTTGCGAATGACATCTGGCTTTGTCATTCGGGTGCTTCGCAACCGCTCGACGCCGCCCTTCATGATGACCATCGTGCCCGGGATTTTAACTAGAAATCGATCAGCGACTGTGGGGCTATTGCCAGTATCGATTTGAAAAACCGCGATCCGCCCAAACTCGGCCTCCTTCAAAATGCTTTGAAGAACGGGAGCCTGCTTCGTCCATACAGGATCATTTGTTTCAGAAAAAATCAGGAGGACGGTGGTGCTGGCGTCAATCTGCTGCTTGTAGGCCCCGTCTTCGAACTTGGTAGCGATCAACGGAGCGGCAGGCAAAAGCGACCGTGGTGCGGGGGTGCTTGTCGGCGGAGTAGCTTGCGGCGCAGCGGTCTGCGGCGCAACAGGGGCTGGAACCGCCGGTGGTGAAACGGTTGGTTTTGTGACGCTTGGAGAAGTAACGGTAGGTGCTTTGGGAGCCGTGGTCTGTGCTCCAGCAAAGGACGCAGCCAAGGCAGTCAGAAAAAAAATCAGGTTACAAAAGCTCATCGATCTACCTCATTCGCCTATAGGCCTGCGTAAATGAAAGTCATGATTACGCCGGGACCAATCTTTACAAAGAGCGCGATAAAAAACAGAACTGCGATGACCAGCGGCGCGAGGAAAAACACCTTGTTCTCTCGCACGAGATTCGCTAGCTCGGTTAGGATCCGTAGGGACTGGTTTTTAAAACTCATATCTGTAAGATCCTTCAAACCTGATGGCTGTATCATTATTTTAGAACCGCACTGTGAAAATACAATGACAAAACCATGCTAGACGAATGTCCAACGTGTATGGAAAAGTGGAGCCGATGAACTCGAAACATGGCCGACGGTTGGCGGCGTCGTTTTTAGGTGTTCTGGCGACGATTGCGATTTTCGAAATCGCACTTCGAATTATTGGAATCGTTGAATTAGATAAAGGTCGGCCCACTGAAGCCGGAAAAGATGGGAAGCCGGTTGTCGTTTTTGCCGGAAATTCCCACACCCTCGGATCAGGAGCACCGGTTGGCCGATCGTTTCCGGATCAGTTTCGCGAATTACTGGCGGACATGTTTGGCGAGACGCCATTTCAGATAGTTAACGTCGGGCGAGGGAATGCGAATTCAACATTTGTTGCTGATGCGATGCCTGGATTTTTAGAAAAGTATCAACCCAAGTATCTCGTCCTCATGACCGGCGAAACAAATTATTGGAACCACTTTGGCTACGGCAGGTATTATCAAATCCAGCATGGCTGGAACCTTTTCACGGCGGCCTATGACCTTGCCTATCAGTCTAGAACATTCCGATTCGTTCAATTGTTTTTCGAGTTTATCATAGATCCGCGCAGAAGAGATCCCGCGAACGTGTTCTCGGATCTATCAACTATTGATCGAGCTTACATGTGGATCGCGGTTACCAATAACTCAAACATGTATAGTCCGGGTAAAATGTCAGAGGATGAGCTTCGCTCGGCCTATGCGGCACTTCATGCGTTGCACTCGACACTGCCGCAACACATCGGTGTCGTTGAAACATTAATGGATGTCGCGTTGGCCTTGGGGTCCTATGATGCCAAATATCGAGAGTACGGATTCTCCTACGCGCGAAAGCTAACTGAATTGACGGCGGGAAAATATTCTTACTCAGCAGACCGGATGCTAAATGTTTACCTAAAGGGAGGAGAATTCGATCCAGAAACTGTCAGGTTGTCCAAGGATCTGATCGACCGGCGGCCCCAGCCATTTAAGCTTTACGAAGAATTCTACAGTAGCTTTTCTCCGCCTCAAGCCATAGATGCGTTGCCGGTTGAAAAGAAGTTTGAGTTTCTAAAGAAGGCACTATCTCACCACCCCAATCAGCCGCAAGTGCGCTTTCATTATTTTCAAAAATTGATTGATTCAAATCAAACTGAGGAAGCGATCAGAGTCATCCAAGAGGGTATCGACTTGAACCCGTTCGCCAACCATTTCAATTGGATTTCACTTCTTCGAAACACAGGAGAGGGATTGAAGTGGAGAAAAAATCCCGACGCGGAAAAATTTGTCGCGGAAACAGAGAAGATCGCTGCCGAATATAAGAAACGATTCCCCTCGCAAGAGGGTAGGACGAGGGTCATCAAAAATACTGAAATTGAAAATTGGGTTCGAGCAGATCTCCAGCGGATTTTTGAAGAGACGGAAAGGCGTGGCGTGAAACTAATGCTACAGACTTATCCGCCAGAGCGATATGGCCCGGAAAAACTTGTTGACCAGATAATTCGAAATTTTGCTCGGGAACGCGGCCTTCCATTATCTGATACGTCAAATCACTTCCTAACGCTTCAGCCCGATTCGATAAAACGAGAAGAGTTTTTCACGAAAATGTACGGTGATCACGACAACCATTTAGGCGAGTCAGGTTACGCCGAAATCGCAAAAATCCTTGTGCCTGCCTTTGAAAGAGCCGGATGGCTCCCGGCTAAATAGTTTTTCTGATTTCCGAGATCTGCTCAACTGCGAACTCGAGATCCACTTTCTCCGTCGTTGGAGAAAAGCTGAGTCGAAGTTGATGGGCCCGATCAGGGGCGTGTCCGAGCGCCAACAGTACCGCACTGCTTTCACTTTTTCCGGTTCCGCAGGCAGCTCCAGTGGAGCAGGCGATTCCCCGGTTCGCCAGTTCGCGATGAAGAATTTTTGAGGGAACGTCGGGAATGGTAAAGCTAAGGATGTGACACAACGACTCTGATTCAACCGGTCCGTTGATTTCCACTTTAGGAAACCGCTCCTTCAGGGTTTCGACACCGAAGATACGCAGCGCCTGCATTCGGCTAATGACGTCGGCGTTCCATGTTCCGCAGGCGACGGCAAACGAGGAAATGAGTTCTACGGAAGTCGTTCCGGGCCGAAGGCCGCGCTCTTGCTTGCCGCCGAAAACAAGCGGAGTGAGCTCGATATCCTGTCGGATATAGAGTGCGCCAATCCCTTTGGGGCCGCGAACTTTATGGCCACTAAGGGTCATAAGGTCGACCGGTAGCTCTCCTATCGAAAACGGCGTGTGGCAAAAGCTTTGACAAGCATCAGCGTGAAAAAGAACTTTCGCCTTTCGACAAATTTCGCCGATGGCGCTGAGATCTTGAATTGTGCCGATTTCGTTATTGCCGTGAGAAATAGATACGAGGACCGTATTGTTTCGAATGCCTGAAGATAAATGGTCGAGATCAACATAGCCTTCTCGGTCGACCTTGATCTCATCCCAATCACAAGCTCCTGAATCCTTAAGCCACTTTGCAGTGTTTGCGACACTCGAATGTTCAGTCGAGAGCGTAAGTAGATGGGGCCGTTTGTCGCTTTGGCGATTCGCCCTTTTCCAATCTTCCAAAGAGCGCTGAAGTACCCAGTTGTTGGCCTCTGTGCCACCAGAGCAAAAAACGATCTCTTTTGCTGCACTGCCCAGCTTGGCCGCAATCTTTTCCCGCGCGTGCGTCAGAAGTGCTGCGGCTTTCGTTCCTAATAAGTGTGCTGAGGATGAGTTTGCAACACCCTCTTCGTGCAATGCGATGAGGTGGCGGAGCGCCTCTGGAGCCATTGGTGAAGTCGCGGCGTGGTCGAGGTAAGTAGATTTCATATTGAGATCGTCCACTCTTGATAAACTTCAAGCAAGTCGAGACAATAAGCGGCGTGAGCCACGACCATAAATCAATCGCCATTGGCGACACAGACGAGAATGGCACTGCGAAGTCCATGACCACTTGGTCGGTGGAAGAAGCGCTGGCAGCCAGAGTAAACGGATGGAAGAACTGGCTCTGCGCTGCAGGATCAGAAAATCTTCACGTTACACCGGACGGAAATCTGTTCACAGCAACCTGCAGAGTCGGTGGATTTTTAGGAAATGTGTTTGAAGGAAAAATGTCGTTACCGTCGCAATGGGTCACTTGTACTAAAGAGTGGTGTATGTGCGGCGCCGACATGCAGTTGCGAAAGGCGAAATCTGAACAAAGCCGCCTCGCTGCGACCGGGAAACTGCCGCCAGATTTAGCAGGTGCGATCGAGGCGAGACAGCAGAAAGCCCGGCTAGCTAGTTGGGTCGCGCCTGCACAGTACGACGCTCATCGGGCTTTTCCAAAATCAATAACATGGGATATTTCGAGACGCTGTAACTACTCATGCAGTTACTGTCATCCATCGGTTTCCAACCAGTTCGATTCCCATCATTCTTCACGAACATTGATCGAAGCGATTGATCGATTGAACGATCGATTTTGCAATGGGACCCCAACTAAATGGGTTATTACCGGAGGCGAGCCGACTACGAATCCCGCATTCATGGAGGCCGTCGATAGAATCAACAGCCATGGGCACTTGATTCATGTGCAGAGCAACGGTAGTCGAGGTCCCGCGTACTTGCGGGAGTTGATTGGTAAAGCGTGCGTTGGTCTAAGTTGCCATCTCGAGGCTGGTGCAACCGATCGATTTGTAGAAAGCTGTCGAGCGGTTGTCGATGAAAAAACAATAAGCCCTGCTGCCGGGCGCATGTGGTTTGGAGTGCGCGTGATGGTCGGACCAGGTCGACTAGTGGAAGCCCTTAAGGTTCGTAAAAATCTTTTAGAAATCCCATCGTTTGCTGAAAAGGCCTTTGTCAATTTCAGTCCGCTCTACCAGAGGCTCAAGCAAGATCAGCTAATGGAATATTCTAAGGAAGAGCTGCAAGAAATTCTAAAATACGCCTAAGCGAGGTGCCGTTAGATCTCCAGGAAGCGATTCAATTCAGGAAATGTTTTCGAAAAACTAGTTCCGCGCTCGGCGTCTAGACGACGGATGTAATCGCGAGTTTGATTCAGTCGAGAAGAATGATCGGCCTCGTTCATCAAATTGATGATACCTTGAATCTTGTTCGACTTCTTTCGGCTCCGATTTTCAAAGGCAACCAGCTTTTCGGTGATGGCCTTTTTAAGTTCGGAAGGATAATTCTGGATCGAAAGATAGGGTGGATAGTGAACCACCCCAGGGTGAAAATAGCCGTTAAAGCCCTTCGTTACTTTTCTAAAGTTTTGGTCCTCGACCCATTGGGCGTATTCGTCCAAGTAGAACATGTTCATCAAGTGAACCGAACAGAGCAGCATGACCTTCACGCTCTCTGGCGATTCCTCATCGAGACACTTTAAGTTGTTCGAAATCGCTTCCCAATTGGCTGGGTAGCGCATGTAGTTGTTCTTCTCGCCCCAGCAATCGAGGCTGATGAACACCTCTACTAGTTTAAATTCTTTCCAAAGGTCGAAGAGGGATTTGTCTAGAAGTGTTCCATTGGTATGGTACCGAATCTGAATATTTTTAGCCGCACCGGTGCGGACGCAGGCCTCCACGAGGCGGCGATGTTCTTCAAGCAACATCGGCTCGCCGCCGCCGACGATGATCTCTCTCATGCTAGGTAGCATGGCTTCAAGATCCGTCCAAAACGCAGGATCTTTGTACCACTCGAAACGGGACTGATTAATTTTGCTTTTGTGCGCCCACTCACTTCGTATTTCCGAAGTTTCTGCGGTCTCGGCAATCTTTTTCGCGAGAGCGGTCCAGCGACTGGAATCTTGTGGACGGCACATCACGCATTGAAGATTACAGGTGTTTCCTAAGCGCAGATCGATTGCAACGATGTCTTCGTTGAGGCGTCCATCGGATTGAGTTTTTCGAACTCGATCGAGAACGAAGTCCCTTCCGAAGCGCTCTTTCCACACGCGATTTTCCGTAACTCGATGTGACCGGTAGCCATTTTTCTCTTCCGCATAGCAATGCGTGCAGGCTGATACATTTTCGCCCTTTAGCATTTTTAGGCGCGCGCTTCGCAAGTAATCGGAATTCCACGCTGCTTGGAGGGTCTGGTCGTTCAAATTTAAACGCTGTTCATTCTTCGCGACACAACAGAGGATTGCTGAACCATCGGTGTGCGTTGCAAGATGAGTGAACGGCAACGCACAAAATGTTTCAGAAATACGTCCGAATTCGTAGGGATCAGCGATCGCCTCGTCGGAAATGCCAGGATTGATATTGCGAAATGGAAAATCAGCCATGAATTCCGTAGCCCTCTGTCTCAAGTAATTGGCCGAGGTCGGGAAGTGTATGCTCGAGGCGCTGTTTACGGTGAACGTCTAACATTCTCGTGTAGGACACGAAATCTTTCATTTTGTCTGCGTCAGTCGATGGCTGCTCGTTCAATAGGTTGACGCAGCTGTCGATCGAGTTCTTCAAATAGCGCTGCGTCTGATAGGTTTTGGACCGTGCTTTATATTGCTCGAGCCTTCTAATCGCCTCTTGCTTCACGGTCGGGGGCAAAATCTGAACGTTGATATAATTGGGATCTGTCGCATAAAGAAAGTCGACATTTATGTCTCGCCGAGTTTCAACAGCAACAGCCTCGATGTAATCAAGAAGTTTCGTGATCGTCAGCACGTTGTAAATCTGCAGAACTGGAGTCACTCCGATCTGAACATTGGGCGGCAGCTGCACTAACTTTTTAAAATTCTTGTCGATTGTTTCCCAGCGACTTAGGAAGCGAATGTATTCGTTTTCTGGACCGAAGCCGTCGATGGATGCGTTGATGAGCACAAATTGAAAGTGTGGCAAGTACTCGAGAAACTTATCTTGAACATTGGTGCAGTTGATATTGAACATTAGGAAAATGTTTTTCGCGTGACCGGACTCGATACATGCCTGCATGAACTTGTAATTTCGCTCAATCAGCGTGGGCTCGCCGCCGGTTAAGTAAACTTTTCGAAGATTCGGAATGGACCGGATGACTTCGTCCCAGAACAAATCTGATTCGTACCACTCCGGGGTTTCGGCGGGCTTCTTGCCGCCGTTAAATCGATTCCAAAAATCTCGATACTCCTCGTTGGTGTCGTGGAGCTGCACGACCTCTTTATGAATTTGGCTCGAATTAAACGGGTTGCAAGATCGACACTTTAAATTACATAGATTGCCTAGACGCAAATCCAAGTAAAGCGCGGGCTTTTCAACTTTGAAATCGGCGCTCTTCGACGCTTCAACCCGGGATTCGATTTCCGCGCGTGCTTTGTTGAGCCACTCTTCGTTGTGCATTTCCCGATAAGAAGTTTTGCCGATGGATTCTTGGAAATAGCAAAGTTCGCAGCCTGAAACCTGTTTCCCTTCGAGCATCCCCTGGCGAATACTTCGCATGTGATCGGAGTTCCAAGCAGACGCAAGAGTATCCTCGCCGGCCTTAAACCCTTTGCCATCTTCTTTTTTAACCATGCCGCCGCCCTTGGCGACACAGCAAAAACTGACTTTTCCATTCGACTGAACGACTTGCTCAATCCAGGGGTAAACACAGAAGGTTTTGTTTAAACTACTCATGCGACGACCAGTCTCTAGCGGAAAATGGCAAATCTCAACCAAGAATGCGTCTAAAGATCGTACTTCCTAAGAGCCTGAATTCCCGCTCGAAAGCCGATGTGAACGATGCGCCCCAGGATTTCAGCATTCAGACTAAAGTGATCAACGAAAAACATCTCGTAGTCGTTGGGGGAGGGGTGGATGTAGATGTAGTCGACCCCTGGCTTATGGTTCACGCGCTTAGTCAGGATTTCTAGTAGCTTTTCTCGATGCTCATCAGGAAGCCCCTGCTGGCGAAAATAGCCGTCCACAGCGCTCATGATGGCCGAAATCTGCTGTTGGTGTTCGATATGTTTTTCAATTTTTTGTTGAATCACCTGGTAGAGCGCCTGGTTCATAATCATCGGGATTCCATAATTATGGAGCGATCCCATGACAGGCGTGTAGTGGTACGGCTGCACAGAGTAGCTTGCGATCACGAGGTCGGCGCCGGCATCAGCCGCAACATGTGTCGAAAGAGTTTCGCGAATTTCACCATCGAAGAAGTACAACTCCTTGCCCTTTTGATTCTTAATTCCGTAGGGAGCAAAGAAGGGCGGTAGCGAAGTACTGGCCGCAACAGCTTGCGAGATTGTGGCGTAATTGGCGTATTTGATGTTTCTTACTTTGTAAGTTTCCGGAAAATTCCCGAATACGACTTTTCGCGAGTGGTTTAGCTGTGTTGCGACGACGTAGTTTTCGACCCCCAGCTCTTTAAAATCATTTTCCCGCAAAACATTCATTCGCATATAGCGTTCGATGTTTTTGGTAGTAAACAGTCCGTTCAGCTTGAAGCCATTTTTCAAAAATGACTCTAGTCCGCCGGAAACAAGACTTTTGCGTTTCAACAAGCCAGGCAAAGTGCCTAGAAAGTTTACGCCATTAACCGCAAAAATATCGCGATATGTGATGGGCTTAAGGCGAGTGAACACCTTTTTCTTGCGCGAAAATTTATTCAGATCTGTTTCCGACCCACGTTCGAAGGCGTCGATGATCGAGTCAACGGAGTGGCCAGCGGCAAGCAGCGAAGTAACAAAAGACCCTGCGCTCGAGCCGACGTAGGTCTTGAATGTCATTTTGTCTTCAGGAAAGCGAAGCTGAACATCTTCCTTCGAGCCGCCCGCGAAATTGAATCCTTTTTCGCGAAGAGCGAGGCACACGCCCAAATGAAACGCTGCAGCTTTAATTCCGCCGCCGGATAGTACGAGGCCAAGCTTTTTCTTTTCACTCAAGCGCATTGCTCGATTGTAAAGAGACTGTGGGGCGAAAGGCAGCCCAAAACCTCGTGAAGAGTGCGCTCGCCGCACCGTTTCCGAGTTTATAGAAAGCCATCGATATTCAGGACCTTACCGCGAATATTTGAGTTGTGCGGAGTTCACTGAAGCGTCTAGGCTTGAGGTCGAAATGGAAAATTGGCTTTTACTGACAGACTACGCGAGTAAATATCGCATTAGTGTTTCGACACTGAGGCGACGAATTAAATCTGGCGCGCAGGCTCATCGATTTGAAGCCGGCCGATATTATTTGCCAGACCAGTACGAGCCCCAGGCAGAGGTGTCGACGTCTGGTTATGTCAACACTCAGCCGGTTTCTCAGACTTCCATAACACCAACTATCATGGCGCCAACAAACATGGCGTCGACCGCAACCCCAGTTGTGGCGATCGCGGCTCCGCTAGCGGCGCCGCATATTACAGACGAGCCGTTGATTACAACAACATCGAAGCTGTTGAACGAATTAAAGCAAGCTTACACGTTGATCTTGCATGAAAAAGAAGAGCAGATAATTTACCTGAAAGAAGAAATCGCCGACCTAAAAACACTGGTCCGAGTTTTGGAATCAGACAACGCTCGACTTCGAAAGACACCTGCGGGAAACGCCTAAGCGCGGAAGAAGAATTACGTCAGGTAGCCATTGCTGGCTAGCATTCGCCCCATTTCTACGTAGGCAGGATGTTCTCGAGGCGGCTGCATTGTTGCCAATCCGTCGACATAGCGATTGTACATGCAAAATGCAGCGGCGATTAGAACGGTGTCGTGAATCTCGCGGTCTGTGACGCCGGTTGCCCGTGCCGCGGCAACATCTTCGACAGAAACTTGGCGTGCATCTTTTTGGACTTTAGCCGCAATCTTGAGGAGTGATTGCATTTTTGGATTCAAACTTCTAAGCGAGGAATCGTTCCAAACATTTCGCGCCCAGCCAGCTTTTGCCATGTGAGCATCAGCCGCCGCCCCATGCGACTCTGAACAGAAGACACAGGAATTAAGGTAGGAAACATAAGAGGCAATTAGCTCGCGTTCCGCTTTATTTAAAAACGGACTCTCAGTTTGTAGCAGCGCCTCCGCAAGTTGCCGCATAGGATTTCCGGTCGCGGGGGAGAAGGCCATAGGGCCGATGATTCCAGGAAGTTCAGGATTCAAATCGATGTGTGCCATGGCAAAGGACTACCATGGAACTTTACAATTGAAAGTTAAAATAAATTATTTTGCGGTCGCTGCGCCGGACGCATTGCCGGCGGGCGGCGTGGCGGCCGTCGGTGCTGACGCCGCATCTGGAAAAAACGTGGCGCAAACGTTCGCGACATCTGCCAATACTGCACGATAGCTGACATCATCTTTAAAGGCATCTGGTGAGAAAATGTCGACCGCGCCTTTGGGCATTGGGCGAGGCTTTTCCTTGCGGAAATCAGCTGTCGCAATCAGATCGGCCATATAGTCTCGCGTGCTCAGCGGGGCAGGACCTGGGGGAGCGACAATAGCTTCCTTAGATACAGACGATTCTTTTAGGCGCTTCACGTTGGTGTCGTGAATGGATTGAATGTCCTTCATTGCATCCGCAAACGATGTTGGGATCAGTCGCTTCTTTAAGAAGTCCGAACAAGTTTTCGCCTTCGACGACAATTCCGACATAGAATCAGAGCCCGTCTGATGCTTTAGGATCACGCAGACACTTGGAGTGACTGTGTACTGATTGGTCCCCGAGGTGAAAGTGTGGGAAACAGCGCGAAAGTCACGGAAGACCGTAAGAATAGCTTTCGCTGAATCTTTCTCTTTTTTCTTCGCAATTACTTCGTCTGAATTCTCACTGACAGCGCGGAATTCAACCGCCATGCTTCCGTCTTTTGTGATGTAGGTAAGCTTGTTGTCTTCGTCGGCTCCGACTGGGCCAGACCAAAACTTCGGTTCAGGTCGTAGGCTGAGAGTAGAATCAAAAGAGATCCCCTTCACAATGCGAATCGACTCGCTATACGCTGAAAGGTTGGCCAGAGTTGCATCATCTTTGCCTTTGCCAATGCCAATGCCATTGGCATAGGAAAGGGAAGGGGTGATCGCCGCCACGAAAAGTACAGTTTCTTTAAGCATTTTCATAGCGGCTACTCCGTTCCCTTTTACGCTGCCGAAGCCGCGGCAGTGTCTTTCGACTTTTTGCCGCCCTTTGTGGTGTGGCGCTTTGTTTTTCCTGTCTTTTCATCTAGAGCTGAATCCAGTGCCATCTGAAGAACTTCGTCCAAGTGCTCGACAAAGATGAAGCTCAACTGTTTGCGGAACTCTTCTGGAATGTCTTGAACGTCTTTTTGATTCTGGAAAGGAATCAAAACCGTTTTTACTCCATGGTTCAGTGCCGCCAGTGCTTTCTCGCGAATTCCGCCGACTGGCAGAACGCGCCCCGAAAGAGTCACTTCACCTGTCATCGCGATGTCACTTCGAACCGGAGTTCCTGTCATCAAGCTGATCAGGGCAGTTGCCATCGTGATCCCTGCACTTGGCCCATCCTTCGGAATTGCTCCCGCAGGGATGTGCACATGCACCGTATTGTTTTCGCACCAGTCAGGATCAATTCCCAGTTCATCGGAATGTGCTCTCGCGTAGCTAAGCGCCGCTTGTGCAGATTCCTTCATGACGTCGCCCATTTGACCCGTAAGAACCAAGCCACCTTTGCCCTTCATTTTGAGAGCTTCAATGTGAAGGACTTCTCCTCCAGCTTGTGTCCATGCGAGA comes from the Deltaproteobacteria bacterium genome and includes:
- a CDS encoding peroxidase-related enzyme (This protein belongs to a clade of uncharacterized proteins related to peroxidases such as the alkylhydroperoxidase AhpD.); the encoded protein is MAHIDLNPELPGIIGPMAFSPATGNPMRQLAEALLQTESPFLNKAERELIASYVSYLNSCVFCSESHGAAADAHMAKAGWARNVWNDSSLRSLNPKMQSLLKIAAKVQKDARQVSVEDVAAARATGVTDREIHDTVLIAAAFCMYNRYVDGLATMQPPREHPAYVEMGRMLASNGYLT